One region of Rana temporaria chromosome 9, aRanTem1.1, whole genome shotgun sequence genomic DNA includes:
- the LOC120914438 gene encoding uncharacterized protein LOC120914438, translating into MDQGLKIFTLLNLCIMAQTRKDSLIIHTLYTNVTVPTYQLGTTEIVSSPVQMTQKYPLLVAITAKKNASLCHTPTETGSERATTSCPDPHLTIFIKGTTNYGITHMYNIHVIGGLWLTINVGIGLSFSTVAFVAEKDTAKLYLDYNYESKSTNIKGLKKSGNATVTSVILQTATVQKRPSEAQNRMVLSGEPALRAGAIWGIIPLLLITSLLN; encoded by the exons ATGGATCAAGGACTGAAAATCTTCACTCTGCTGAACTTGTGCATAATGG CTCAGACCAGAAAGGACTCTCTGATCATCCATACTCTGTACACCAATGTCACGGTACCTACCTATCAGCTTGGAACCACTGAGATTGTATCCTCACCAGTGCAGATGACCCAGAAATATCCACTTCTAGTTGCCATTACAGCTAAGAAGAACGCATCTCTATGCCATACTCCTACCGAGACTGGCTCAGAAAGGGcaaccacctcctgccctgatccACATCTGACCATTTTTATAAAGGGGACCACAAATTATGGGATAACACACATGTACAACATCCACGTCATTGGAGGACTTTGGTTGACAATAAATGTTGGAATAGGTTTATCTTTCAGTACTGTGGCATTTGTGGCAGAAAAAGATACCGCCAAACTATATCTCGATTATAATTATGAGAGCAAATCAACCAATATAAAAGGTCTAAAAAAAAGTGGCAATGCTACAGTCACTTCTGTTATTCTTCAGACTGCCACTGTTCAGAAAAGACCTTCTGAGGCACAGAATCGCATGGTGCTGAGTGGAGAACCCGCACTGC GTGCTGGAGCAATATGGGGAATCATTCCACTGCTTCTGATCACATCACTGCTCAACTGA